The following nucleotide sequence is from Pseudochaenichthys georgianus chromosome 17, fPseGeo1.2, whole genome shotgun sequence.
TTAGAAAGCTCAGTAAGTTTGCGTTCAACTAAGTGAGCTTTACTACCAATGGATCTAAGgatattctttttttaattatgcAATAATACTTTGTCATGCCATTTAAAATAATGaatgtacaaataaataaacagtcaTGTCTTAAAAATGCCTACAGTAATTCCACTACCATCTACTAACTACTTAATAGAAGACAGGCAGTAGTTGTAATAGAGGATATGCAGctaaaaaaaacatgtatacaaatataacagagaataaaagtgatttaatttaattgttttcaatcaatcaataatgtttatttatatagcccaatatcacaaatgttacatttgtctaagtggtcttcacagtgtgtacagaatatcattatgacaatacgacaccctctgtccttagaccctcacatcgtacaaggaaaaacttcaggagaaaacccacagtttaaagggaaaaatgggagaaacctcagggagagcaacagaggagggatccctctcccaggacggacagacgtgcaatagatgccgtgtgtaaattgaaaagacaaTACATTTAGGTATAGTATAGTTATAGACTTACATTGTAAACGGGGTACAACATAATATGGCAAAACTGTACGGTCATACCCATTACAATTTGAATAAGATAAAAATAGACTAGAATAGTCTACTCTTTAATTTTACAGAGCGTCACTAATGTTACCATGCTCCCGAGCATTTCACCTGTTCAGTCAGGCGAACAGAGTTTAGTAAACTGGGCAGGAGGAAGTCAAAGACTCCCAGGGGATAATCACTCTGTCTCTTTACCAAAAGCCCCTTAAAAAAAGTTAATGATTAGTGTTTCCATATAATTTTGTGTTTCAAAATAATTATTGTTGTTTGGAATTTTCATCATAGAGGATAATAAACCGTGAGCATCTCTGTATGACCACCCCCTGTATTCTCTGGATGGTTTGCTCCACCGCTGCAGGTCTGATTCAGGCAGCCACATCGTTATCAGCCCGGAGGATCTCCGACCGCACGCGGCACCGATCCCGCAGAGCGCGTGTTTGCCTCTCGAGCTGTCAGAAAAGGCTCTGTTATGAATGAAAGAGTCCTTTCTGTGGACATAGATACCAGGGAGAGACTCTTAAGACTGTACCGGCGCGACTGATACTGCTCTCCGTCCGTTTCCGGATTAATACCATTCCCCGAGTCATTATTCCTGACTGCGCGCGGTGCGGCTCGTGTGTCCCGACTGATGGTGCAGAAGAGCGTGAGGGTCTGTTGGACAATGAGAAAGAAGGATTGTGTGACAGCGGGAGGACGATACCAAGACAGATACTACTGCATCTGATTGACGAAACATTCACATGACTTCGCTACGGGGGTGTGCGGCATATTCCCGACGCACCTGCAGCACCTTCAGCAAATGAATGCTTATCCTGGGTTGATGGATATTTTTTTAATGACAGAGACAGTATTTATTGATCCTGCCAAGGATTTCATGTGAAACCCTTTTCTACAAGCATATATTGTCTACCTCATTGCATAAGCCATTGAATTTAATGCCATTGCAAGGACTAATTTCATCAGCAGCTTTACATTATTTCAGATTAAAACAGCTTTTATTATGCATTACAGGTTCAGTCTAATGCAGCTTGAAGCACTGCTCTTTTGTGTTCCTGTGGATCAAATTCATTCTAAGGACTCAGGTGTCCTTGTGTCAGAGTAAATAAGGATAATTATAAACCTGTGGAATGCTTGATCTGAAGATGAAGGAAGCGTGTCGCATCTGTGGACGGGAGCTCTGCGGTAACCAGCGTCGATGGATCTTCCATCCTACCCCCAAGCTCAACCTGCAAGTGCTGCTGTCTCACGCTCTGGGGCAAGAGCTGACTCGGGATGGCAGAGGGGAGTTTGCCTGCTCCAAGTGCACCTTCATGCTGGACCGCATGTACCGCTTCGACACTGTGATCGCCCGCGTGGAAGCCCTGTCCATTGAGAGGCTGCAGCGGCTCCTGCAGGAGAAACACCGGCTCAGGCAGTGCATCGGCGGGCTCTACCGGAAAACAAACTCAGAAGAAGGTGCTGTAACATCTGGAGACAATGAAGAACTTGGAGATGGAATGGTGGACATTTCAGGCCTCACTCATGCAAAGTACTGCTCCCTGCTCCAGGACGATCTGGTCTATTCTTTGTACGAGTCCTGGGCCGACGAAGGCATAGACTGTCAGCACCACCAACACCCTCCTGCTGGTCCAGGGTCAGAGGTCACAGGCTCACAGCGTTGTGTTCCCAGCACTCCCAGGAAGTGTCGCGGATGTTCCTACTGGCGAGTGGCCGACTCTGACTATGAAGCTGTTTGTAAGGTGCCCAGGAAGCTGGCACGGAGTATTTCCTGCGGCCCATCATCCAGATATTCAGCCAGTGTTATTGGAGGGAGTGTGACCGTAGGAGGTGGGGGAGAACGAGAACGAAATAATGTGGAGGATTCAGAAGAACCCCCCTCCTCTTTAACACTGGTTCCTGGTTCTCAGGACCCCTTGAGGACATCAGACAGTGAACGCACCCTGGCTGGAAGAGCCAGCTCCAGCCCCTCTGTAGCATCCTTAGAGCTGACTAAGGAATATATTCAGTCTGGAGCCATAACAGATGGGCGGCTGAGCTCCCCTAGGGAACTTATAGATGACCGGATATCTGACTCCCTCTCTGAGGAGCACATGGGAGCCCCAGCTGGCCCAGCCTCACCCGGCCCCAGCCTCTCTCTGGCTCTCTGTCTGCTGCAGAGCTATGCTGCCTACCGGCCAGTCCTGAGCTCTAAGGGGAGCAAGCTGCCAGTGCTCCAACGCAGCTGCAGTAATGGAGGTCATAGATTCTGCTTCCCTGATCcagttctgggaatgtcatttggGAATCCAGAGGGAGAAAGAGATGACCACACGCCAACTCCTGAGCTGGAGACCCCTGTGATCAGGCTGGTTGATCAGGATCTGAACCTGGCTAACATGCAAGAGTTGTTGGAAGATCTGTACAAAGAATATCCTTCCCCACGTCCTCACCAGGTATAAACCAGACAGTGATGGTGATTAATACAGGGATTTCACTATTGCTGGATGATGAATCATCATTTCGCCCATGCACTGCAAGTTTGCAGAATTTGCAGCACTATGAGTGAACCAACCCAACACGCTTTGATGTTTGACAGACAATCCCCACAAAACGTGTATTCCTactatttttttttctctcaatTGTCCTGCCCACAGCTTCTCCAACAAGCTTTTACACAGGAAGATTTGAGCTTTTGTGTGTAGATGTGGGTTTGCGTGTCGCTTAATTGGCTATATGTGGGAAAACATTACATGAGCAGTCAGGTGAGGGTAAGCTGTGACACAACACATGGCCTAGTTACCGTGTGCATCGGagtgcagtgtttcccctaggtttacAGCTTTGGGGGGATGCTGcctgagcgggggggggggggtatatatatttttaaatcctctggagcagagaggagctgtggattattgttattgattaatgcatcagagTTTATTAGGTTCAAAAATACTatactcacaacttaaaatgaaagtgtttagtttatttaataaaagagcacatgttcaatgtgaaaactgACCGTAGATAGATTACTTCAGTTACAAtgtggtgctatatatatatataaacaacaattatttaaaaaatattaattaaaaaaataaaaataaaaaacaccttgaatttcagggggggcacTGGGCTCCGTTGGCAGGGTGCAGCGCCCtgccaagacaatggtaggggaaacactggagtgTACAAGCGCAAGGAGGTCATTGGTCATGTCAATGAAGTAGAAAGCACTGTCATGTTTGACCCTTTAGAAAGTGTAAATATCTATAATTTTAATGTGAAGCTTATATATTTAAGTGGTTCTAAATGAAGATGTTGAGGATGTACAGTGTCTTCCCTCACAACTGCCAAATACACCAACGCATGAACACAGCCTGCAAACAAATAACTGCGTGCTGGTTTTTCCTGTTGAAAACGAGCACGTTGTAGAACAGGATTTATCTGTGTGATTTCATTATGTGAGGCCAACATTTGCGTGTGTGCAATACTAAAATATTCAAGCCAATAATCCTCAACAATAGTTGGATTGGATAGAGTGTGCATTTGTCTCTGCGTGATCTCTGCCAGGGCTGCACCCGAAGTAGGTTAGCTGTGGGGAGACATTAAGACAAAGTGACTCCACTACTGGCCTATTTTCACTCTGAGCCCTTGAGGCTAAATGATCCACACATTGTCAGACCATTCTTCCATCTCAACTGTGGTTGGCTAGTTCAATAACCTTATTTAAAAATGTCAACATAATCATTTACGGTTCTAAAAAATGCATTAAACAACTAAGGATCTTGTGGAATCAAGCATAGGTCAGTGTGTCTTATTGATATCCTTCCTCTAGTAAGTGCACATTGGAAACAAGGTTATGCAAAGATAATAGTGGCACAGAGCACTTTGATCTTGCTCCCTTGTGCTAACTCATGCATGCAACCTGCCACACACCACTCTCCCCGACAAGTACACACATGAATGATCAGAGTTTGTAAatgttgtacacatggtacacaAGCCCTCTGTTTTTCTCACGACAAACAAATAATCTTGCACACAAATAATTCAGCTGCTGGATTTATTGAGAAGACTAATGAGCAAGTAGAAACACTCACACCCCTTCCTGTTCATTGCAGAGCCTCGTTGAGGAGCAGCAGAGTCAGCTGACCCAGTATGAGTGTGCGGCCGGGCAGTGTGTCAGAGAGCTGCAGAAGGCCCAGCTCCAGGTCCAATCCCTGCAGGCCAAGATCCATGAGAGCGAGGCCAACAACATGGTATGTCTCATGATAATGAAATAGGCTTGATGAATCCACATAAGGTAACGGTGACCTTTCTCTGTCTGTAGAAGCTGCAGGAGAAGCTGCACGAGATGGAGTGTGAGCTGCGTTCAATCCGCCAGGCTGCTCAGAGTCAGGAGAGAACCATTCAGGGTCTCTCAGAGTCCATCAGCACCAAGGACAGTGAGGTTAGTGTTTGTATATGTTGTCAGCCTGTGTGAGATGATACCTGAGTTTGAAAAGGTTCTCATACCCCTGATTTATTCTGCGTTAAGGCCCAAGAGCTATACCAGCTGATGGAGGGGCAGAACTCGACTCTGTGTAAGCTGAGAGATATGATCCATCGCAACCAGCTTACTCAATGCACGGTGAGACGTGGCACAAACCCTGATCCAGGATCATTCCTTATCAATAGTGAGAAATCTCGTCTCCTGCCTTATGACGTACTGAACTGGTTCTGTGTCCTCATTCTTTAGACTCCAGAGGGGGTCCGTGAGTCCGTGAAGCTCGCCCAGCTGCAGGGCGAGCTGCTGGCAGTGCAAAGCTCCTTGTTCTCCCTCGGGCTGGAGCTGGAGGCCAGCCAGAGGAGTGTGAGACAGAACCAGAGACAAGGAGAAGATATGTCCAGGTTTAAGGACAGAC
It contains:
- the LOC139435561 gene encoding uncharacterized protein; amino-acid sequence: MLDLKMKEACRICGRELCGNQRRWIFHPTPKLNLQVLLSHALGQELTRDGRGEFACSKCTFMLDRMYRFDTVIARVEALSIERLQRLLQEKHRLRQCIGGLYRKTNSEEGAVTSGDNEELGDGMVDISGLTHAKYCSLLQDDLVYSLYESWADEGIDCQHHQHPPAGPGSEVTGSQRCVPSTPRKCRGCSYWRVADSDYEAVCKVPRKLARSISCGPSSRYSASVIGGSVTVGGGGERERNNVEDSEEPPSSLTLVPGSQDPLRTSDSERTLAGRASSSPSVASLELTKEYIQSGAITDGRLSSPRELIDDRISDSLSEEHMGAPAGPASPGPSLSLALCLLQSYAAYRPVLSSKGSKLPVLQRSCSNGGHRFCFPDPVLGMSFGNPEGERDDHTPTPELETPVIRLVDQDLNLANMQELLEDLYKEYPSPRPHQV